In Zygosaccharomyces rouxii strain CBS732 chromosome D complete sequence, one DNA window encodes the following:
- the FYV10 gene encoding glucose-induced degradation complex subunit FYV10 (similar to uniprot|P40492 Saccharomyces cerevisiae YIL097W FYV10 Protein of unknown function required for survival upon exposure to K1 killer toxin involved in proteasome-dependent catabolite inactivation of fructose-1 6-bisphosphatase contains CTLH domain), with amino-acid sequence MGSLFNEPSTDFHLKLNEQLFQIPHELLRENVRLVQKLIDKETQGLNEDFQEMNALLAENELDQDKVALTKLGEIIKRVDSFEKKLNKRLNEDLQLLNRIRTRVSFFQDLEDAKTLGDHSKLTQWYQDYTNLLIGDYLIRNSKIRGKELSEGKYGGDEDDDERNWNPGVMFLRQQHLEQLIDYDILLAANRISKSLTEEHDLSPLIEWIGENKNFLKRNCSILEFEVRLQEYVEFLKNGQYKNAIECFQCFLLQFMETNFADLKLASGLLVFIKSCEPPSPPSTDGIIDPQIIAGDEFAKDGNLVLKSKADVHRHFFHRKAFKSADTPTMSNAFKFNNLTKNMDFARYTDLLDAKRWTAISELFLKEYYSMYGISHLDPLLMYLSLGISTLKTKECLHEREFSSSDFHKLDGFIHQGVLRNTCPVCSSEFAPIAKDLPYAHHTQSKLFENPIMLPNGNIYDMKKLKTLAATLLRENLYPLKDNEVLDPIDKQVFSETDFVTMYPT; translated from the coding sequence ATGGGATCCCTGTTTAATGAACCAAGTACCGATTTCCACTTAAAACTTAATGAACAGTTGTTTCAAATACCACATGAACTGTTACGTGAGAATGTGAGATTAGTGCAAAAACTCATCGATAAAGAGACTCAAGGGTTGAATGAAGATTTCCAGGAAATGAATGCATTGCTAGCTGAAAATGAATTAGACCAAGATAAAGTAGCTCTAACCAAATTAGGTGAGATTATTAAACGTGTTGAttcatttgaaaagaaattgaataagAGGTTGAACGAAGATTTACAACTATTGAATAGAATCAGGACAAGGgtttcattttttcaagacTTAGAGGATGCAAAGACATTGGGAGATCACTCTAAATTGACCCAATGGTATCAAGACTATACCAATTTACTCATTGGCGATTATTTGATTAGAAACAGTAAAATAAGGGGAAAGGAATTGAGCGAGGGTAAATATGGTggagatgaagacgatgacgaaaggaattggaatcCAGGTGTTATGTTCCTAAGACAACAACATTTGGAACAGTTAATAGATTATGATATCTTGTTAGCTGCGAACagaatctcaaaatctttaactgAAGAACACGATTTGTCGCCTTTAATTGAATGGATAGGGGAGAACAAGAactttttgaagagaaacTGCTCTATATTAGAATTCGAAGTCAGATTACAAGAATATGTGGAGTTTCTGAAGAATGGCCAATATAAAAATGCGATTGAATGTTTCCaatgttttcttttacaattTATGGAGACAAATTTTGCAGATCTGAAATTAGCATCAGGCCTACTGGTGTTTATAAAGAGCTGTGAACCACCTTCACCGCCTTCAACGGATGGTATCATAGATCCTCAAATCATTGCTGGCGATGAATTTGCAAAGGACGGAAATTTAGTACTAAAATCTAAAGCCGATGTACATCGACATTTCTTCCACAGAAAGGCGTTTAAGAGTGCAGATACCCCTACAATGTCCAATGCTTTCAAGTTTAACAACTTAACGAAGAACATGGACTTTGCTCGTTATACGGATTTACTGGATGCTAAAAGATGGACTGCAATAAGCGAATTGTTTCTCAAAGAGTACTACTCCATGTATGGTATCTCTCATTTGGATCCCTTGCTCATGTATTTATCGCTTGGGATTTCTACCCTAAAGACCAAAGAGTGCTTACATGAAAGGGAATTCTCCAGTTCAGATTTTCACAAATTGGATGGCTTCATCCATCAAGGAGTTCTACGTAATACATGCCCTGTGTGCAGTAGTGAATTTGCTCCCATAGCCAAGGATTTGCCATATGCACATCATACTCAATCAAaactatttgaaaatcCAATTATGTTACCTAATGGTAACATTTACGACATGAAGAAACTCAAGACATTAGCGGCAACTTTACTACGAGAAAACTTGTACCCTTTGAAAGATAACGAAGTTCTGGACCCGATAGATAAACAAGTGTTCTCAGAAACCGATTTTGTTACGATGTACCCGACATGA
- the BMT5 gene encoding 25S rRNA (uracil2634-N3)-methyltransferase (similar to uniprot|P40493 Saccharomyces cerevisiae YIL096C Hypothetical ORF), protein MAKKSKGKGLRTPLQKHQNAAKLRNMEKQKDKKTQKNQAVKRNQESQKNHSTPFIPFGPNETLLLVGEGDFSFARSIIEQNYIMPENLVVTSYDDSMEDLNAKYPHSFDENYKYLASEGVRMFFGVDGTDLIKSFKLSKKTTWTKILGGSWNGKYLDNVMFNFPHTGKGVKDQERNVRDHQNLVLGFFKSCKELFQAINSKWLKSRLQYGDTESLQLSEEGWGKIILTLFAGEPYDSWRIKVLAKENQFQLQRSNRFQWEIFPGYHHKRTNSEQDTTKPAEERESRIYVFEKQGIVKKPSKRSRDSDDDDD, encoded by the coding sequence ATGGCAAAAAAGTCCAAGGGTAAGGGTTTAAGGACTCCCTTACAAAAGCACCAAAATGCAGCgaaattgagaaatatGGAGAAGCagaaagataaaaaaaCTCAAAAGAATCAAGCTGTTAAAAGAAATCAGGAGTCTCAGAAAAATCATAGTACCCCGTTCATTCCGTTTGGTCCTAATGAGACCCTTCTACTCGTGGGAGAAGgtgatttttcatttgcCAGATCGATAATTGAACAGAATTATATTATGCCTGAAAATCTGGTTGTTACCAGCTATGATGATAGTATGGAGGACCTGAATGCCAAGTATCCTCAttcatttgatgaaaattaTAAATATCTTGCATCTGAAGGCGTACGCATGTTCTTCGGTGTCGATGGAACTGATCTGATAAAGAGTTTCAAATTATCCAAAAAGACAACATGGACCAAAATTCTGGGTGGATCATGGAATGGCAAGTATCTGGATAACGTAATGTTTAATTTCCCTCATACTGGTAAAGGTGTTAAGGATCAGGAAAGAAATGTAAGAGATCATCAGAATTTGGTACTGggttttttcaaaagttgtAAAGAACTATTCCAAGCAATTAATTCTAAATGGTTAAAGAGCCGACTACAATACGGTGATACGGAATCCTTGCAACTGAGTGAAGAAGGTTGGGGTAAAATTATTCTGACTTTATTTGCTGGTGAGCCTTACGATTCATGGAGAATTAAGGTACTCGCAAAAGAGAACCAGTTTCAATTGCAAAGATCAAATAGATTCCAATGGGAAATATTTCCAGGCTATCACCACAAAAGAACTAATAGCGAACAAGACACTACGAAGCCTGctgaagaaagagaatcAAGGATCTAcgtttttgaaaaacaagGTATTGTCAAGAAACCAAGTAAACGTTCCCGtgatagtgatgatgatgatgactaA